One genomic segment of Oncorhynchus mykiss isolate Arlee chromosome 10, USDA_OmykA_1.1, whole genome shotgun sequence includes these proteins:
- the LOC118936759 gene encoding CD209 antigen-like protein A gives MNDSEDKRNNLFQSFSLYKINATAERDQLQTRYNNLTEEKGHIQAKLFVIEQHCQEGWRYFDYKFYFLSTEKKTWEESRQDCLERGADLVIINSREEQTFVFNLHLRAWIGLSDSVTEGTWKWVDGTPLTTGYWGKGQPDDRGQEDCAEIYYGQDDPVKTWNDDKCGTNHNWICEKVV, from the exons ATGAACGATTCTGAAGATAAAAGGAACAACTTGTTTCAGAGTTTCTCCCTTTATAAAATCAACGcaactgcagagagagaccagctacagaccagatacaacaacctgactgaagaGAAAGGTCATATTCAGGCAAAGCTTTTTGTGATAG AGCAGCATTGTCAGGAGGGATGGAGATACTTTGACTACAAGTTCTACTTCCTGTCTACTGAGAAGAAAACCTGGGAGGAGAGCAGACAGgactgtctggagagaggagcagacctggtgatcataaacagcagagaggaacag ACATTTGTCTTCAACCTCCACCTGAGAGCCTGGATTGGTCTAAGTGACTCTGTTACTGAGGGGACCTGGAAGTGGGTGGACGGCACCCCACTGACCACAGG GTACTGGGGGAAAGGACAGCCTGATGATAGAGGGCAAGAGGACTGTGCTGAGATATACTATGGACAAGATGACCCTGTAAAGACATGGAATGATGACAAATGTGGCACAAATCATAACTGGATCTGTGAGAAAGTGGTGTAA